Within Flagellimonas maritima, the genomic segment TCAACAATTTGATTTGCCAATAGCTCCAAATTTTGGAATAGTTGGGCTTTATGAAGTTCTGTTCTAATATCCATTAAAGACCAATATAAAACAAAAAAGGCTTGGCTGCTGCCAAACCTTTTTTAAAATAATAGTTATCGTAAATGCTATAATGCTGCTTCAATAGCATCTGTATACACTTTCTTGGGAGAAACACCTACTTGACGATTTACAATCTCTCCATCCTTGAACACAAGGACAGTAGGAATGTTCCGTACACCATACTTGGCAGCAAATTGTTGATTGGCATCTACATCCACTTTTCCAACAACGGCCTTTCCTTCGTATTCAGCACTCACCTCATCAATGATAGGTCCTACCATTCTACAAGGGCCACACCAAGCCGCCCAAAAGTCTACAACGACAGGTTTGTCGCTTTTAAGTACTACTTCATCAAAAGTTGCATCTGTTATTTCTAGTGCCATTTTATTTGTTTTATTGTTCGCAAATTTAGTCAAATATCAATGACTTTCCTTACTGGACCTACATACGTTTTGATTATTGCCGTATCAAAAATAATTATTGTTGCTCAATTTAATTTGTAGTGTATCTCATTCTCTTCCAGTACAGAAAGAAGTTCACTATTTATTTTTACCTTCTGTTTCCTGCTAGATAGATTGAGCTTTATCTCATCCTTCATTTCATATACTACAAAATTCAATTGGTGGTCTCCTTTATGGGAAACAAGCGTGTCTTTTAAAGTCTGTATTCGCTTTTCTTGAAGTGCATCGATATTAAGTTTAATGGTCAGTTTTTTGGCGTAGGCATCCATTACGTCCTGTAGTTGTTTAAAATCATTAAACTGTAATCTAGGCTCTCCCTTCTTCCCCGTTTCCCTATTGACCCATCCCTCACGTACAAATGCCTTCATGTGAACAAATGAGTTGATCATTAGAAAATGTCTGAACTTGAGATATTCCTCTCCAAAAATCCTAAACTCATGGGTATCGGTATAGTCTTCAAGTGTGAACAACCCCCATCCCTTACCATTTTTTGAAATACGATGTTGCACATCCGTTATAACTCCTGCCACGGTAAGTTCTCGATTTACATAAGTATCCAGATTGGTAAAAGCGGATACGTTGCTATTGCAAAATGCGTTTATTTCTTTTTTGAAATCATCTAAAGGATGCCCTGAAATGTAGATACCTACTACTTCTTTCTCACGCCGAAGCTTTTCCATTGTACCCCAATCATCACATGGAGGGACGATAGGTTCAGCAATTTGCGCTTCGCTCATTCCTCCGAACATATCCATCTGCGAGGAGTTTTTATTTTCCTGATACTTTGCAGCGGACTTAATTACTTTTTCTAAAAAAGTGATTCCATCTCCTTCATCATGAAAATATTGTGCACGATGTGTATCGCCAAAAGAATCGAATCCGCCTGCTAAAGCAAGATTTTCAAAGGATTTTTTATTGGCTGCACGTAATTCTACACGTTTGGCAAGATCAAAAACTGATTTATAGGGACCATCTTCTTTTCTATTTTGCACTATGGTTTCCACTGCGGAACGTCCAACCCCCTTGATCGCACCCATGCCAAAACGGACGGCATTGTCCTTGTTTACGGCAAACTTGTAATAGGATTCATTTACATCTGGACCAAGTACTTCTAATCCCATGCGTTTGCATTCTTCCATAAAGAAGGTAACCTGTTTTATATCGTTCATGTTGTTGGACAACACTGCAGCCATATACTCGGCTGGGTAGTGGGCTTTTAAATATGCGGTTTGATAAGCTATAAATGCATAGCAT encodes:
- the trxA gene encoding thioredoxin produces the protein MALEITDATFDEVVLKSDKPVVVDFWAAWCGPCRMVGPIIDEVSAEYEGKAVVGKVDVDANQQFAAKYGVRNIPTVLVFKDGEIVNRQVGVSPKKVYTDAIEAAL